The following are encoded together in the Montipora foliosa isolate CH-2021 chromosome 12, ASM3666993v2, whole genome shotgun sequence genome:
- the LOC137981169 gene encoding uncharacterized protein yields the protein MPTDTVKSLRKRNDNLQAQFEMLKKEFKNLESSLADRAVQAASESNGGSHDKDDIETVKSLEFLSAGYDSLSAFRKEAKEQLQGLTTKLNCLVEQVGEIAEAVDAIDQYSYQYNVKIVGIPQVNSRESALETSTLCVKLFEAMGVEMSLKDIDIAHRVPTRSATSGPSPIICKFTRRLVKDQVMNHRREISAVSPSSLGFSTEVSLSQPAVYDHLTSKIQKLLIDAKKFHEQHRYSFNWVKNCSIFLRKSATSRPVKIRNHTELQRLAEPQSSSSYKLTD from the coding sequence ATGCCTACAGACACAGTTAAAAGTCTCAGGAAGCGAAACGACAATTTACAAGCGCAATTCGAAATGCTGAAGAAGGAGTTTAAGAACTTGGAATCTTCCCTTGCTGACAGAGCAGTACAAGCTGCAAGTGAGAGTAATGGCGGCTCGCACGACAAAGACGACATCGAGACAGTGAAAAGTCTCGAGTTTCTAAGTGCAGGTTACGATTCCCTGTCTGCTTTTCGAAAGGAAGCTAAAGAACAACTCCAAGGTCTTACTACGAAGTTAAACTGTCTAGTGGAGCAAGTTGGAGAAATTGCCGAAGCTGTCGACGCCATTGACCAGTATAGCTACCAATACAACGTTAAGATAGTTGGGATTCCTCAAGTGAATTCTCGCGAATCTGCTTTGGAAACATCTACTTTATGCGTCAAATTATTTGAAGCAATGGGAGTGGAAATGTCCCTGAAAGATATCGATATCGCCCACCGTGTTCCGACCAGAAGCGCTACGTCAGGTCCTTCCCCGATCATTTGTAAGTTCACAAGAAGGCTTGTTAAAGACCAAGTTATGAATCACCGTCGAGAAATCAGCGCAGTTTCTCCAAGTTCCCTTGGATTTTCAACTGAGGTGTCCTTATCTCAACCCGCGGTATATGACCATTTAACCTCGAAGATTCAGAAATTGCTCATTGACGCGAAGAAGTTTCATGAGCAACATCGCTACAGTTTTAACTGGGTGAAGAACTGTTCTATCTTCTTGCGAAAGTCCGCAACTTCCCGTCCAGTAAAGATCAGGAACCACACTGAACTTCAACGTCTTGCTGAACCGCAGAGCAGCTCAAGCTATAAGTTGACTGATTAA
- the LOC137981172 gene encoding uncharacterized protein: MANEDDTGTTTKTKTVTCDCSCCDIRWIVTTKEGCLKLVEAIMTLLTFSILAAHPISFRAEYEFLIFVATTAFIFVVLHMILRVTHLFEKLPSPMTHPAIGLVGCFLAALALLIGSAITFARGEEYGQSALRNSGICGFISTIVFFFEGVYYIFLYRRLSKGAAETTRTEKEDNGDFVQPSNAEH; this comes from the coding sequence ATGGCGAACGAGGACGATACGGGAACCACGACAAAAACCAAAACGGTTACATGTGATTGTAGTTGCTGTGACATTCGTTGGATCGTCACAACAAAGGAAGGATGCCTTAAGCTTGTGGAAGCCATCATGACCCTTCTCACGTTCTCGATCTTGGCGGCTCATCCGATCAGCTTTAGGGCGGAGTACGAGTTTTTAATCTTCGTGGCGACGACTGCGTTCATTTTCGTTGTATTGCACATGATTCTTCGTGTAACTCACTTGTTTGAGAAGCTGCCGTCGCCGATGACCCATCCGGCGATTGGTCTTGTTGGCTGTTTTCTCGCGGCCTTGGCTCTCCTTATCGGTTCTGCCATTACATTCGCCAGAGGAGAGGAGTATGGGCAGAGTGCCCTGAGAAATTCAGGCATTTGCGGTTTCATATCCacaattgtatttttctttgaaggtgTGTATTACATCTTTCTCTATCGCCGATTATCAAAGGGGGCAGCAGAAACCActcgaacggaaaaagaggacaaTGGTGATTTTGTTCAGCCTTCTAATGCCGAGCACTAG
- the LOC137981170 gene encoding uncharacterized protein, whose amino-acid sequence MYCFLHPEDYSSNVGDTNKDEEENDEEEEEGEDNEEEQEEDEEEDSDDEIKENAENDELDTFVNLADLPSRGMKASGLAVSDEWWNGPMFLSLPEQQWPARPDTSLIEESVLSENKGELKKEAVPVSTNLVSESEEKTSLSECIGLERFSSKKKLFRVTAYVMRFISRVKEKIRNTRNIQNFPDQSLCVVEVKAAELLWIREVLKSIAYGDKFSQQKLSLGLFLDDKGIYRCRERLENSALPYQAKYPALLPSKHHLTSLIVHECHDNVKHRGVKDTLTKLRSRYWMRKGRQVVKTLLRKCTVCSKIQGRPYSAPAALDLPGFRVDNSYPFANTGVDFAGPLNVKNVFGGESKMHKVYIALYTCSSTRAVHLDLVPSLDAQAFIRSLKRFFARRGVNQLFISDNAKAFKSQEVQQLVKDLGIDCKFNLPRAPWWGGFFERMVRCTKGCLKKTLGSARLTYEELLTVLTEVEGVLNSRPLTYVYGDDIEEPLTPSHLMIGRRLLSRNPKTAPAGGSCSSSVTEVARRAKYLKSLLDHFWNRWQKEYLTELRQFHQCAVNNRGACPQKESSVKEGDVVIVKDEKRRRNTWKLGRVKKLVKGRDGKTRGAVVENVADNQNRLIEISRAVQHLVPVECKEQGTCQQSQPGAGETRTRRQAAIISDFRRRCLR is encoded by the exons ATGTATTGTTTCCTGCATCCTGAAGATTATAGCTCAAACGTCGGAGACACGAAcaaagatgaagaagaaaacgacgaagaagaggaagaaggggAAGATAACGAAGAAGAACAGGAGGAAGATGAAGAGGAAGATAGCGACGACGAGATCAAAGAGAACGCCGAAAATGATGAATTGGACACCTT TGTTAATCTGGCCGATTTGCCCTCCAGAGGAATGAAGGCCTCAGGCCTTGCTGTAAGCGATGAGTGGTGGAACGGTCCCATGTTCCTTTCGCTTCCTGAACAACAGTGGCCAGCAAGGCCAGATACCAGTTTGATTGAAGAGAGTGTGCTTAGTGAGAACAAAGGCGAATTGAAGAAGGAAGCTGTACCAGTCAGTACAAATCTTGTGTCTGAGTCGGAGGAGAAAACAAGTTTGAGTGAGTGCATTGGTCTAGAACGCTTTAGCAGTAAGAAGAAACTCTTCCGAGTCACTGCATATGTCATGAGGTTTATTTCAAGAGTGAAAGAAAAGATCAGGAACACAAGGAACATTCAGAACTTCCCTGACCAGTCGCTATGCGTCGTGGAAGTAAAAGCAGCGGAGTTGTTGTGGATTCGAGAAGTGCTGAAGTCGATAGCTTATGGTGACAAGTTTAGCCAGCAGAAATTGTCTCTTGGTTTGTTCCTGGACGACAAAGGAATCTATCGTTGCAGAGAAAGATTGGAGAATTCTGCATTGCCATATCAAGCAAAGTATCCAGCACTATTACCTTCAAAACACCACCTGACGTCATTGATTGTTCACGAATGTCATGACAATGTGAAACATCGAGGTGTTAAGGATACATTGACTAAGCTTCGGTCGCGTTACTGGATGCGCAAAGGAAGACAGGTGGTGAAAACCCTGCTTCGGAAATGCACTGTATGCTCAAAGATACAGGGGAGGCCTTACAGTGCCCCTGCCGCTCTTGACCTTCCTGGATTTAGAGTAGACAACAGTTATCCGTTTGCAAACACTGGGGTGGATTTTGCTGGTCCACTTAACGTGAAGAATGTGTTTGGTGGAGAGTCAAAGATGCACAAGGTCTACATAGCGTTGTACACGTGCTCTAGTACCAGAGCAGTTCACCTTGACTTAGTCCCTTCATTGGATGCCCAGGCGTTCATAAGAAGTTTGAAAAGATTCTTTGCTCGAAGAGGAGTGAATCAGTTGTTTATCTCGGATAATGCAAAGGCCTTCAAGAGTCAAGAGGTCCAGCAACTGGTCAAAGATTTAGGAATTGATTGCAAGTTCAATTTGCCCCGGGCTCCATGGTGGGGAGGGTTCTTCGAACGAATGGTCCGATGTACAAAAGGCTGTTTGAAGAAAACCCTTGGTTCTGCCAGACTGACGTATGAAGAGTTACTTACAGTCCTCACGGAAGTCGAAGGTGTTTTGAACTCAAGACCTCTCACCTACGTCTATGGCGACGATATTGAAGAGCCTCTGACGCCGTCTCATTTGATGATCGGGAGAAGGTTGCTGTCCAGAAATCCGAAAACAGCACCGGCTGGAGGATCCTGCTCAAGCAGTGTTACCGAAGTTGCAAGGAGAGCTAAGTACCTCAAGTCGCTTCTGGACCATTTTTGGAATAGGTGGCAGAAAGAATACCTCACTGAGCTCCGGCAGTTCCACCAGTGCGCAGTAAACAACAGGGGAGCGTGTCCGCAGAAAGAATCATCTGTCAAGGAAGGCGACGTTGTTATCGTGAAAGACGAAAAACGCCGCCGAAATACGTGGAAATTGGGTCGTGTAAAGAAACTGGTGAAAGGGAGGGACGGCAAAACACGTGGAGCAGTAGTGGAGAATGTTGCAGATAACCAGAATCGACTGATCGAGATTAGCCGAGCAGTTCAGCACCTTGTACCAGTAGAGTGTAAGGAGCAAGGCACTTGTCAGCAGAGCCAGCCAGGTGCAGGAGAAACGAGAACAAGAAGACAAGCCGCAATCATCAGTGACTTTAGGAGACGGTGTTTGCGATAA